Genomic window (Cellulosilyticum lentocellum DSM 5427):
GATTTTAGATGAAATGAAAGTGATGGAAGAAACTTTAGATCTTAACAAGGCAGGAGTTATTGATGAAATGGTCAAGAAGGTATGTGACCCTGAGCGTACTTATGCAGCTAAAATAACAGAAATCTCTAAACAAAAAGGCTATTTACAGAGCCAATTAGAACTAGCAGAAATTTATAAAAAAGATGCTTATGCGAACCGCTATAAACTATATGGTTATGATGATATGGAACTTTCTACACAAATTCTTATGAAAGAAGCTATTAAAAGAGGGATAAAAGTAGAAGTATTAGATCGTAGTGACAACTTTATTGCTCTTACCCAAGGAACACATACCGAATATGTGAAACAAGCTACCAAGACATCTAAAGATAGTTATATGACTATGCTGATGATGGAAAATAAAACAGTTACTAAGAAGGTGTTAGAGAAGCACCAGGTTTGTGTACCAAAAGGTATTGAAGTTTTTAAAGGACAAGGCTTAGAGTTAGCAGTTAAGCGTTATGCCAATAAACCTATTGTTGTTAAACCAAAGTCTACGAATTTTGGTAAAGGCATTAGTATTTTTACACAGGGAGCCAGTGAAGTAGATATCAAAAGGGCGCTTGAGATAGGCTTTGAACATGATGATACAGTTTTAATTGAAGAGTTTGCCAAAGGTAAGGAGTACCGATTCCTTGTAATCGGAGATCAAGTGGCAGGAGTTCTTCACCGCGTACCGGCCAATGTTATAGGTGATGGAGCACATACGATAACACAGTTAGTAGCTATAAAAAATCAAGATAGCTTAAGAGGGAGAGGTTATAAAACACCATTAGAAAAAATTAACTTAGATGCAAGTAGCGCTTTATTCCTAAAACAAAGCGATTTGGATTTCGACTATATTCCTGCTGAAGGAGAGGTTGTTTATTTAAGGGAAAATTCTAACATTAGCACAGGTGGAGATAGCATTGATTATACAGATGATATTCCAGAATACTTTAAAGAGATAGCTGTTCGTGCAGCCAAAGCAGTAGGTGCTAAGTTTTGTGGTGTTGATATGATGCTAGAAGATTATAGAGATGAAAAAGCACCTTATGCAATTATTGAACTTAATTTTAATCCCGCTATTCATATTCATTCTTATCCTTATAAAGGAACAGAACGTCAAATAGCTGAACAAGTTTTAAAGGTATTAGAATTTAATTTAGAGTCTGATTGTAATTAGTATTAAATGATCAAATAAAACTTATAAAAGAATAAAATGGTAAAAGCTGAGATTTTCGTATAGCGAGAAATGCTCAGCTTTTTTCTTTTCTCTCTATATGTCTTTGTATAAAACAAGTATGAATTATCCTTTAATGTGAAACACTAGTGAAGTGAAAAATAGAATAAAAGATATCGAGAAAATAGGCTTCAAGTTAAGACATTAGAAAGGAAAGATGAAATGGGAAAAACAATGATGACTGTAGATGGTAACACAGCGGCAGCATATATCGCTTATGCGTATACTGATGTGGCAGCTATCTATCCAATTACGCCATCTACACCTATGGCTGAACAAGTAGATGAATGGGCCGCACAAGGCAAGAAAAATATATTTGGACAAACTGTCAATGTAGTAGAAATGCAATCTGAAGCAGGGGCTTCAGGGGCTTTTCATGGTTCACTTCAA
Coding sequences:
- the gshAB gene encoding bifunctional glutamate--cysteine ligase GshA/glutathione synthetase GshB; its protein translation is MLNQLKQLFNREDLLAASIGIEREGLRVTPEGKLAMSKHPAVFGDKLKNPYITTDFSESQVEIITPNLDSSQKAYDYLNILYDIVALNIEDEYIWPGSMPCDIPADEHIPIAEYRDCKTCQEARLYREELLKKYGGKKQLISGIHYNFSFEENFIQRLYEAEDTHLSYQLFKDSIYLKMARNYLRYRWLLIYLLGATPVFHKTYATECTRYLNKVDEESFTNPGAVSYRNGECGYKNHTDLYPDYSSVEAYAKSIERFVADGMIQSHKELYSQIRPKAKDNTRLLESLKQEGILYIEVRSIDNNPFEKGGISLEDLEFLHLFMLYLLIKEESKEELSNWQEEATNNQRLIAKGGRLEVWLSKEGKEITKTEWALEILDEMKVMEETLDLNKAGVIDEMVKKVCDPERTYAAKITEISKQKGYLQSQLELAEIYKKDAYANRYKLYGYDDMELSTQILMKEAIKRGIKVEVLDRSDNFIALTQGTHTEYVKQATKTSKDSYMTMLMMENKTVTKKVLEKHQVCVPKGIEVFKGQGLELAVKRYANKPIVVKPKSTNFGKGISIFTQGASEVDIKRALEIGFEHDDTVLIEEFAKGKEYRFLVIGDQVAGVLHRVPANVIGDGAHTITQLVAIKNQDSLRGRGYKTPLEKINLDASSALFLKQSDLDFDYIPAEGEVVYLRENSNISTGGDSIDYTDDIPEYFKEIAVRAAKAVGAKFCGVDMMLEDYRDEKAPYAIIELNFNPAIHIHSYPYKGTERQIAEQVLKVLEFNLESDCN